A genomic segment from Spinacia oleracea cultivar Varoflay chromosome 3, BTI_SOV_V1, whole genome shotgun sequence encodes:
- the LOC110783205 gene encoding uncharacterized protein, with the protein MPSLHWRTGLLHLPLIRDNQSLTVLTVIDCMPTHEGTADPVVVESWLREMEKERRGTVRESFLAEGEFGWSEFATKLKEKFYPDEVRWQKQEEFLSLSQGSFSIQEYTNKFTALSRFANVVVLTEAETVKRYIKNMDPKVRTHVLSSGSKTFQGAYEIALSIHASIMEEEATKSVSVKKPTATFPQVPAKKPRYDSGNQSNYQQGSSFGSGSSFKPKLESKCRGCGKDFHAGKNCDGSAIVCYYCKEVGHKSFKCPKNPNATTPPAATPAATVSFVASSFVEKANVTGSSYVMSMISLPSGENIACHNEFKDVPVNILGTELLADLKEFPMSEFGVILGVDWLSKYHATIHCSDQKVTLRSPKGNQISYSGIVVKRGVKVVSALKMRKMRQKGEDVFLCVVKDLSLEEHLERISVVRNIQMYFLKTCRLQELIDKGFSRPSVSPWGASVLFVKKKNGSMRLCIDYRELNKIPVKKEDIPKTAFHTRYGHFEFEVMPFGLTNPPAIFMDQRNRSFHVYLDKCVVVFIDDILVYSKDEQDHDKHLRPILDVLRKQKWFAKLSKCEFWLKEVAFLGHVISKDGVKVDPSKIKVVVEWESPKSIYSCYGAPWIQQLSLIPLTSGRD; encoded by the exons ATGCCATCACTACACTGGCGAACTGGACTACTTCACCTCCCCCTAATCAGGGACAATCAGTCTTTGACCGTTTTGACCGTCATAGACTGCATGCCTACCCATGAGGGAACTGCTGATCCTGTAGTAGTAGAAAGTTGGCTCCGGGAGATGGAAAA AGAAAGACGGGGCACTGTTAGGGAAAGTTTCTTAGCTGAAGGTGAGTTTGGTTGGTCTGAGTTTGCTACTAAGTTGAAAGAAAAGTTCTATCCGGATGAGGTTCGATGGCAGAAACAGGAAGAGTTCTTGTCGTTGTCTCAAGGGTCATTCTCGATCCAAGAGTATACTAATAAGTTCACTGCTCTGTCGCGTTTTGCCAATGTTGTAGTCCTTACAGAGGCTGAGACGGTGAAACgatatataaaaaatatggATCCGAAAGTTAGGACCCATGTGCTAAGTTCTGGTTCTAAGACTTTCCAGGGTGCTTATGAGATTGCACTCAGCATCCATGCTTCCATCATGGAAGAAGAAGCTACTAAATCTGTGAGTGTGAAGAAGCCGACTGCTACCTTTCCTCAAGTTCCAGCTAAGAAGCCAAGGTATGATTCAGGTAACCAAAGCAACTATCAACAGGGTTCTAGTTTTGGCTCTGGTTCGAGTTTCAAGCCGAAACTTGAGTCTAAGTGTCGTGGATGTGGGAAGGATTTCCATGCTGGAAAGAACTGTGATGGCTCTgctattgtttgttactactgcAAGGAAGTGGGGCATAAGTCCTTCAAGTGTCCCAAGAATCCAAATGCTACTACTCCTCCTGCTGCAACACCTGCTG CTACTGTTTCATTTGTTGCTAGTAGTTTTGTTGAAAAGGCTAATGTGACTGGTAGTTCTTATGTAATGTCTATGATATCTCTCCCTTCTGGAGAGAATATTGCGTGTCATAATGAGTTTAAAGATGTGCCTGTTAACATTTTGGGAACTGAGTTGCTTGCTGATTTGAAAGAGTTCCCGATGTCTGAGTTCGGTGTAATTCTCGGGGTGGACTGGTTGTCGAAGTATCATGCAACCATCCATTGTAGCGATCAAAAGGTGACGCTTCGTAGTCCTAAAGGAAACCAGATCTCTTATTCCGGTATTGTGGTGAAGAGGGGCGTGAAAGTTGTGTCTGCTCTAAAAATGAGAAAGATGCGTCAAAAGGGTGAAGATGTCTTCCTTTGTGTGGTGAAAGATCTATCTCTGGAAGAACATCTCGAGCGTATTTCTGTTGTTCGAAATATCCAGATGTATTTCCTGAAGACTTGTCGG TTGCAAGAATTGATCGACAAGGGTTTTAGCAGGCCGAGTGTCTCTCCATGGGGTGCTTCGGTCTTGTTCGTCAAGAAGAAAAATGGTAGTATGAGGTTGTGCATCGACTATCGTGAGTTGAACAAG attcctGTGAAAAAGGAAGATATACCGAAAACTGCTTTCCATACGAGGTATGGTCATTTTGAGTTTGAagtgatgccttttggtctcACAAATCCCCCTGCGATCTTTATGGATCAAAGGAACCGATCGTTTCATGTGTATCTTGATAAGTGTGTCGTTGTCTTCATAGATGATATACTTGTCTACTCTAAAGACGAGCAAGATCATGACAAGCACCTTAGGCCAATTTTAGATGTTCTTCGAAAACAGAAATGGTTTGCCAAGTTGTCTAAATGTGAGTTCTGGTTGAAAGAGGTTGCTTTCCTTGGCCATGTCATCAGCAAAGATGGGGTTAAGGTGGATCCTTCTAAGATTAAGGTTGTTGTAGAGTGGGAAAGTCCGAAGT CTATTTATAGTTGTTATGGGGCTCCATGGATACAACAACTCAGCTTGATACCATTGACAAGTGGAAGAGATTGA